The sequence TTACACTACCAAATGTTTACACGCTAATGCTTTTCATGCAGAGAGTAACATACTCTTCAACCTCAATGAGAAATAAGCGAGCaacaacaaagacaaaaaatggatccccaaaaatagagaaaaaaagaaaaagaaagaacaaacaCATAGAACTTAGGCCTAATTATTGAAGATTAGATTTTACTAGCCTTTCTTTAAGTATAAAGAGAAAATACAATACTTGTGATATACTGTCTATTGAGGATGACATCATTATTCAGCCTCAAATTCGAATTCAACTGAATCACATTGGAATTCAAGAGTTAAAGATATCGTAGAGATTTccacaaagaagaagaagaagaagaagaagaagaagaagatagaaatAATAACAGAAAAATCCCAGGAAACATTATCTCCATCTATCttgtttaaaaagaagaagaaaaagatagaggTAATCACAGTAAAATCCAAAGAGATTATCTCCGTCTATCttgtttgaaaaagaaaaaaaaaaaaagaaaaaagaaaagaagaagaagatagaaatGATTATAAtctccatctttttttttttttttttttttgagagtcaaAATCTCCAtctattttgtttctcttaCTCCTGGTAGGGTGACGTTGTACTTTATTCTTACACATTTATAATAGACTCTACTAATTTATGATAGAGCCTATAATAAATATGAGAGAAGGAAATACCACATCACATATTCTAagagtacttaataattttcgGTTTATATATCTTCATTCTACCttattattcaaattcaaaatgtGTCACCTATAAATGTATCAATGCTATTATAAATACAagatcctatcaaaaaaaaaaaattataaatacaagAAGCTTGATAAGGCATAAAAGCATCACATATCCTACCTGCTTCCAAAAGCACTTTAGATGACCTTTAGGTcctgtttggtaatgttgttttagtaacattgttagtattttttaaaaatacatgtaggtaaaaaaatatataaaaatacgtgtaatattatttaaatactgaaaattattgtttaaacacgTAAGATATTggttttgaatttatattttagtaaaaaattggGTTGTACAAAAGTCACATCCAAGTTTGTTGACTCCTTAAAAGGAATTGTCGTTATCTGTACTTGGCTAGCTTTCTCTCCcaccttttgtttttatctCGTGCTCCCTCAATATTTTCGTTTTCCCAAGATTTGGTATAAAactgtttttttctctttctctatgattttaatttctatcttattaaaTAAGTGGGACATGCAATGAGGGCTAGATTTTAAGTTTCCATATAgcataaaaatagtatatatataaatggataAAAATATGTATACATCATTTAGATTTTGGAGGAATacggcttcaaaaaaaaaaaaaaaaaattttggaggaaTACTCATGAGCCAATTATTtgtaagaaaaatgataaaagtattataaattttattatgaaagcGTTacaaactaaaaagtaaaaacaaaacttatgaaagctcttaaattcttaattgcttaattaaaaagaattagaaattttattatgaaagcTTTACaacctaaaaagtaaaaacaaaacttatgTGATTGGTGccaacataacaaaataaaactcttaatttcttaattaaaaaaaaaaacttttttgataaattttaatgCTTCTATAGTAAAATTCATTGTACTCCTAGCATAACAatgctcaattaaaaaaaaatgtttatacgCGAATGCATTCCCATTACACTACCAAATATTTATACGAGAATGATTTTTATATAGAGagtaagtgtgcgtttggaaaGTGTGTTTTGCGCTTCCTAGATGCACGTTTGCGtttttgtgactttttttttttcaaagccgGAACTTTTGACTTTTCTCCTGTGAACAATACATCTacgcactgttcatgggacctaCAAACATCACTTTTcaagtaactttttcattaaaaattggtcccatggtactattcacacatttaaaaattattttgctacaatgtttttcaattttcaatttcagttttcagttttcagctgtatccaaacatACCTAGAAACTCTTTAAACTCAATGAGAAATAAGGGAGCAACAGCAAAGGCAAAAAATggagacccaaaaaaaaaaaaagaacagacACATATAACTTAGGCCTCATTAACAAAGAAAAGCTTCAATAGCTCTGTGTGTAACCTCCCATGTTGTAAGGATTGTGTTGCTGCATCTTTGCAATTCCAAGCTGTCCTTGCATCCCATCCTTAGCATACTGCTGCCACATCAATTGTTCATCCACCAACAGCCTCTGCTTCTTCTCCATATCTGACATTTGCACGTAAGGCGGCGGTGCCACTGCCAATGAGGCTGCGAAAGGGTCTGCACTACTGGTCATAGCTGAGCTGCCTTCGGGTGATGCTGGTGCCGGCAATGCTAGCATTGCCGGCCTTCCAGCTGAACCAAGTGCAACACTGCTTGCACTTCCAGTAACCCCAGAGCCAGGACCCTGAATTGCTGCATTTGTTTCTGCCTGTTTATACATGCCATCAAGCAATAACATGTCAAAACCACCTGGAAGTGATGGCTTCTGCCCTGACAGATTGCTCGCTGATTGTACCAATGTTGATTCCCAGTCTGCATTCTCATCATTGAAGGCTTCCCATGCAAGAGCTGGTGCTTGATTTGTTGGTTGTGCACCCCCATCAAATAAGGCTAAGGCTAATTTATCAGCATGTTCTTCACTAGTAATTGTACCTTCTCCTAAGTTCAACAAATCACCTTCTTGTTGTGtaattttggtttctttttcctctttctttatTGGTTCTActtcctttttctcttccaCAACTGAGGTTTCAACAAAACCCTCTGGTGGTGGCAGAGCCTTTATAGCATTCATATCTTCTACATTTTCTTCTACAGGCACTTCCTTTTGCTCCTCCTGTTGAGGCTTTGATTTTTTGCATTCTGCCAAAGCTGACTTGTCTCTTATGAATTCGTCCATTATCTCAAGTTTTTTTCGGGTAATCTTCTCAAGCTCTGGGTACTCAGAAGAGCGTGCAATCCCAATGCTCTTGCTCCAGGCATAGAACATGTCGAGCTCATCAAACTGTTTGCCAACTCGGCAAAACATCTCGTGGATCTTCACACAGTCTTGGACCTCTTGCTCCATGAAGCGGTCTACTAAGATACCCATTATTTCTGTTATGTCATAGTATATTTGGAAACTCTCTTTCACAATGGGGTAGAGAGCCACTATCACAACTCGGTTGTTCTTTGCTTCACCTGCTCCAATCCAGAAAATTATCATATTTATAATCACTAGTGCCGATTGCACCAAAGTATGAGTATTGCAATACAAAACATATTTCACAGATACTTAAATAACTAATTGTAATTGGAGCAACATAACTTTCATCTAGGTTCTCCATTGACACTATACACCAATCACAATAAGCCATATCATTAgtaataaaaaagttgtaaaaattattgtgtttaAAGAATTATTGACAAAATAGTTACgttgatgaatgaaaaatgaaaacattgaaaaagCTTAGACAATAGTCTCTTAATCCTATCATATCATTGGCACGGCACTAAAGATGAACATATCTAGTAGTGGTACATTGATTAGATTTTCTAAAGTTTTTAAGGGAGCTTTATTATATTGTAGAGAGTTTCTATAACCTTATCCtatcttttcattttaaaataagtgAATTGGATCTTATAACGTGTCATTAACATTTAAACAATTATTGACTAATATCATTTCagaattatttaaattatagatAATCTGGCAAAATTAAATTTGTACCTTTTAAAATGAATGGtttgaattttgagaaattAATGGTGCAGTTATTCTAAGAACTTTTAGAAGATCCTAATACATGGCAGGGCCGGCTCAACTATATAGGCAATTGAGGCAGTTGCCTAATGCCTCCAAATGGAAGAAGATTGCCTCTATTAAGAGCTTTTcacttagcaaaaaaataatagatctgtcccaaaatttttaaacaacaaaaattagtatttttcttgaaaagaaTAATAGTAGggacaaaacaaaaatcacacttCTTTAGAACTTACTTATTGTAATGCACTCAATGCTAATCCATTCAATGCGGTCAATACTTTTTATTTAGATTTAGCTTTTAACTCTTTTTACATGTTATGTgtatagaaggaaaaaaaaaaaagttctttatTAGTTAGTTTTGGCTTCCCCAACATGTATTGTacaaaagcaaaataatttttttatttagtcaGCTAGTTTTCTAAGTTTCCATCTTTTATACATTGTGTTACCTGTGTACTAATCTTTATAGCAAAATCAGATATGCTTCTAGGCTAGATGAGATTACAGTAAAATGTATAAGatctcttttcatttatcacataaacttaattattaattttacatttcaaaagatgcagaaaaataaatgtttaattaataataatattaaaaattaaaaaaatattatttaattaatatttaaatataaaaaaggccCTTATATATAGTTGTGGACTTGGGCTCCGAAAGGTATTGAGCCGTCCCTGATACGTGGTAAACAAACATACATGCATTTGAATACAGTGAGCATTCATAACAAAATGGTAATGGTGCACATTAATACAAACCTGTAGGGCGACATGCTAAGAGTCGCTCAAGAAGCTGTTGCAAATGCTGCATCCTTGAAAATATAAGTTCATTCTTCATCTCACGCACTGGTGTAGCTCTTGGAGGTGCCTGGTTATGTTGGCTAGcttcctcatcatcatcttctaaTGCGAAAGCACTGCGTTTTCCCCTCCGGCTTTGCATCCTAAACTCAAGCCTTTCATCAAGATACAATGCATACGTTCTTACAAAAGAAGAATAATCCCATGAATTTGAATGTGTAATGTCGCGGAAATCTGACAAGTTAAGAAGACGCGTGCCGCGCCTAGTTGAGAAAAAGATTTCTTGCTCATACGCAGGATCACCATCAGAGAGTAGCCTTTGGATCAACATAAGTGTTTTAAGTGCCACAATCCAATTCTTAGTCTTGCTGAGGCGCCTAGAGAGGGTGTTCACACAAGAGCTTATATATGCACGTGAATAGCATGTTAAGCTAAGTATTTCACGTATGTGTCTCTCTTCTGCTGGGTATTCATCGTGTCTTGTTGCCTTCACAATGGCTACTTCAAGGTCTCCTAGTGAGTTACTGCTTCCAACTTTTGCTAGGCTTATGCTGGTCTGGTCCTTCACTGCTCCTATGGCTTTTCTGATTGTGCTTGGAGCCATGGATTTATAAAGGTCAGAAATATGgttattttgttttcacttg is a genomic window of Quercus lobata isolate SW786 chromosome 2, ValleyOak3.0 Primary Assembly, whole genome shotgun sequence containing:
- the LOC115962915 gene encoding putative clathrin assembly protein At1g03050: MAPSTIRKAIGAVKDQTSISLAKVGSSNSLGDLEVAIVKATRHDEYPAEERHIREILSLTCYSRAYISSCVNTLSRRLSKTKNWIVALKTLMLIQRLLSDGDPAYEQEIFFSTRRGTRLLNLSDFRDITHSNSWDYSSFVRTYALYLDERLEFRMQSRRGKRSAFALEDDDEEASQHNQAPPRATPVREMKNELIFSRMQHLQQLLERLLACRPTGEAKNNRVVIVALYPIVKESFQIYYDITEIMGILVDRFMEQEVQDCVKIHEMFCRVGKQFDELDMFYAWSKSIGIARSSEYPELEKITRKKLEIMDEFIRDKSALAECKKSKPQQEEQKEVPVEENVEDMNAIKALPPPEGFVETSVVEEKKEVEPIKKEEKETKITQQEGDLLNLGEGTITSEEHADKLALALFDGGAQPTNQAPALAWEAFNDENADWESTLVQSASNLSGQKPSLPGGFDMLLLDGMYKQAETNAAIQGPGSGVTGSASSVALGSAGRPAMLALPAPASPEGSSAMTSSADPFAASLAVAPPPYVQMSDMEKKQRLLVDEQLMWQQYAKDGMQGQLGIAKMQQHNPYNMGGYTQSY